The Gemmatimonadota bacterium DNA segment TCCCGAGTCTGTGGACGCGGCAACCCGCGCGCTGTTCTCCCGCCTTGCAGTTGACCTGGACGGAGATCCCGCGGCCAGCCCGACCAGGCCGGCCGGCGATTCCGCGCCCGGCCCGTCTGGCACCACCGGCACCGTTAGTTCCGCCAGCGCCGACGGCAACGCCAGTCCGGCCGATATCGATCAGATCGTCTTCATCGCCAATCTCGCCCAGAACGTCCGCGAGTACGGACATCTCGGCGCCCATCTGGACCCCCTGGCCGATCCCAGGTACTTCCCCTATTCCGTCTTCGCGACCGAGGACGACGCCGCGCTGGGCGACCCACTGACGGAGCTCGAACTGCAGGCGCAGGGCGTGACGGAAGAGACGATGCGCAGTCTGCCCTCCTCCCTGATCGGCGGTCCGGTGGGCCAGCAGTGCGGCAACGCTTCCGAGGCTCTTAAGAAACTCAAGCGCGTCTATTCCGCCACCACCGGTTACGACTATATGCACATCGAGGTCCCCGGAGAGCGGGAATGGCTGCAGGAGGCGGCGGAAACGGGGCGGTTCAGACCCTCGGAGGACGACGACAGCGCAATGGCCATCCTGGACCGTCTCACCGAGGTAGAAGTCTTCGAGCAGTTCCTGCACCGGACTTTCCCCGGAAAGACCCGGTTCTCCATCGAAGGCCTGGATACCATGATCCTCATCCTGGACGGGGTGATCGGCGAGGCCGCGGAGAACAACACCTGCAATATCCTGATCGGCATGGCCCACCGGGGCCGGCTCAATGTGCTGGCCCACATCCTGCACAAACCCTATGAACACATTCTGGCCGAATTCAGGGACCCGGTGCAGCGGGTCAACAAGACCGGCAACGACACGGGCTGGACCGGCGACGTGAAGTACCACAGCGGCGCCCAGCGCAGATACCAGGACCAGCAGGGCAAGGAAGTGGATCTGCATATCCACCTCGCGCCGAATCCCAGCCACCTGGAAGCGGTCAACCCGGTGCTCGAGGGCATGGCCCGCGCCGCGGGGACGATCGTCAACCTGCCGGGGGACGTCCGGCCGCTGCCCGAACGGAACCTGCCCATCCTGATCCACGGCGACGCGGCCTTTTCGGGCCAGGGCGTCGTCGCGGAGACCTTTACGCTTTATCGCATTCCGGGTTTCAGGACGGGCGGCACGATACACCTCATCACCAACAACCAGCTCGGATACACCACGCCGTCGGAACAGTCCCGAAGCACACTGTACGCCAGCGACATCGCCCGGGGATTCGAAATCCCGATCATCCATGTGAATGCCGACGACCCGGTGGCCTGCCTGGAGGCTGCCCGCATCGCCTACGCATACCGCGTCAAGTTCCGCAAGGACTTCCTGATCGACCTGATCGGGTACCGACGCCACGGCCACAACGAGGGAGACGACCCTTCGCTCACCCATCCGAGTCTCTACCGGCGGATCGACGCCCATCCAACGGTCAGGAAGCTGTGGGCCGACCGGCTCGTGGCGGAGGGCCGGATCGAAGCGGGGAAGCCGGAGAAATGGGTCGCCGGCCACATGGAGACCATGCAGACGATGCTGGATGAACTGAAACCCGAGGAAGTGCTCGAGGTGCCCTACTACAAACCGCCTCGATCCGGCACCGCGAAGCGAGCGCGCTCTTCTGTTTCAATGCGGCGTCTGAAGAACCTGAACAAGGCGCTGTGGACGTTTCCGGATCAGTTCACCCTGCATCCCAGGCTCAAGCGGGTGATCGAACGCCGGCAGCGGGCGCTGGACGACGTGGACGCCCGGAAAATCGACTGGGCCCATGCCGAGACCCTGGCCTTCGCCTCCATCGTCGAGGATGGCGTGCCGGTCCGCTTAACGGGCCAGGACGTGGAGCGAGGGACCTTCAGCCAGCGGCACAACGTGCTGCACGACTACGAGACCGACCGGGCCTGGACGCCGTTGCGGCGGCTGCCTCAGGCGAACGCCTCCTTCGAGACGCGGAACACGCCGCTGACCGAATACGCCGCGTTGGGATTCGAGTACGGATACAGCATCCAGGCGCCGGAGCGGTTCGTACTCTGGGAAGCCCAGTACGGGGACTTCGTGGACGGCGCCCAGATCATCATCGACGAATTCCTCGTCTCCGGACGCGCCAAGTGGGGGCAGACCTCGTCCCTGACCATCCTGCTCCCCCACGGATTCGAAGGGCAGGGGCCTGATCACTCCAGCGGGCTGATGGAACGATTCCTGTCCTTCGGCGCCGATTTCAACATCCGCATCGCCAACTGCACTACGGCGGCCCAGTATTTCCATCTGCTGAGGCGGCAGTCCCGGCTGCTCGAATCCGACCCGCTGCCCCTCATCATTATGACGCCCAAGAGCCTGTTGCGTCATCCCGACGTGGCCTCTTCCGCCCGTGAGCTGGCCGAAGGGAAATGGATGCCGATTATAGAAGACGAGCGCGCGGAGGAACATCCCGATAAGATCCGGAGACTGGTGTTCTGCAGCGGCAAGGTGTACGTCGACCTTATGAACGACGAGCTGTGGGAAAGCGCAACCCATGCCGCGGTCGTTCGTATTGAACAGCTCTATCCGGTGGCGGAGGACCAGGTGGCCGGGATCATCGGGCAGTTTCCCGGGCTGGAGGAAGTCGTCTGGCTCCAGGAAGAACCGGAGAACATGGGCGCCTGGGACTACATCCGCAAGGTCCTGGAGACGGTCCTGGATGGCCGGTGCCCGGTCTACCGCGTATCCCGACCGCCGAGTGCGGTGCCCTCGGAAGGTTCGACGGCCATTCACAACCACAACCAGCGGAATCTGGTTAAAATGGCCTTTGCCATGGGGGCGTCGGGTAATATCGAGATGCATTGACAGATCGCCGCGTCCGGCGCATTTTGTACGATTCGGGCGTGCGTTCGGAATCTTGAGCATGCTGGCTCAGGGCAGCCCCGCCAGTCTGGTCTGGCAGGGTCTGAATCGCGGTTGTCCTGTTCGGCGATTGAAGCGAACGTTTGCATTTGAAGTGAAGACCCGGAGAGTGTGAATGGCCATCGATATCACCGTGCCGCAACTGGGTGAATCCATCGTAGAGGCTACCGTCGTCCAATGGTTCAAGCAGGAAGGTGACCCGGTTACGACCGGCGAACCCCTCCTGGAGCTTGAGACGGAGAAAGTCACCCTCGAGGTGAACGCCAATGACAGCGGCGTGCTGGCCCGTATCGAACGTGCCGCGGGCGAGGACGTCCGCATCGGCGACTTGCTCGGTGTGCTGGATGATAGCGAAGTAACGGCAGGCGCGGACGCAACCGTCGCCGCCGCTGCCGAGGCGGCAGCGGCGGACACGCCAGTCGCTTCAGCGGGCGAATCCGTTTCCGTGGATGAAACAGAAACCGCGGATATGTCCCCTGAACCCGCCCGGGAAGCGCCAGGCCCGTCCGAAGCGGTCTCCGACGACCGGGTCACGCCTGTGGCTCGGCGCATGGCGGAGGAAGCGGGGATTTCCCTGACGGACGTGGAAGGGACCGGGATGGGCGGCCGGATCCGCAGGGAAGACGTGGAACGGGCGGTGGCGGCGCGAAAAGAACAGAACATTGCCGCGCAGACTACGTCGACCGGCGAAGAACCGGCTGAACCGAAGACTCGCGCGGCCGAACCCACGGCGCGCTTGGACGAACCGACGACTCGCGCGGCTGAACCGCCGGCGCGTGCGGCCGGACAGGCCGGTGACGACCGGGAAGAAATCGTGCCCATGTCCCGGCGCCGGCGCACCATCGCCAGCCGGCTCGTGGAGGCGCAGCAGACCGCGGCGATGCTGACGACCTTCAACGAGATCGACATGAGCACGGTGATGACGATACGCCGCAGGAACCGGGAGGCCTTCGAGGAACGGCACGGCGTGCGGCTGGGATTCATGTCTTTCTTCGTCAAGGCCGTGATCGGGGCGCTCAGGGATTTCCCCGAACTCAATGGCGAGATTCGCGGGGACGCGATCGTCAGGAAGCACTACTACGACATCGGGATTGCGGTGGGCGCCGAAGACGGACTCGTGGTGCCGGTCCTGCGGGACGCGGACCGCATGTCATTCGCCGAGATCGAAAGCAATATCAGACAGTACGCGGCTAAGGCGGGCGAGGGCAAATTGTCGCTCGAGGACCTGCGCGGCGGCACCTTCACGATCACGAACGGCGGAGTTTTCGGTTCGATGCTGAGCACGCCCATCCTGAACCCGCCGCAGGTCGGCATACTGGGGTTGCACCGAATCGACGACCGGCCCGTTGCCG contains these protein-coding regions:
- the odhB gene encoding 2-oxoglutarate dehydrogenase complex dihydrolipoyllysine-residue succinyltransferase; amino-acid sequence: MAIDITVPQLGESIVEATVVQWFKQEGDPVTTGEPLLELETEKVTLEVNANDSGVLARIERAAGEDVRIGDLLGVLDDSEVTAGADATVAAAAEAAAADTPVASAGESVSVDETETADMSPEPAREAPGPSEAVSDDRVTPVARRMAEEAGISLTDVEGTGMGGRIRREDVERAVAARKEQNIAAQTTSTGEEPAEPKTRAAEPTARLDEPTTRAAEPPARAAGQAGDDREEIVPMSRRRRTIASRLVEAQQTAAMLTTFNEIDMSTVMTIRRRNREAFEERHGVRLGFMSFFVKAVIGALRDFPELNGEIRGDAIVRKHYYDIGIAVGAEDGLVVPVLRDADRMSFAEIESNIRQYAAKAGEGKLSLEDLRGGTFTITNGGVFGSMLSTPILNPPQVGILGLHRIDDRPVAVDGEVVIRPMMYVALSYDHRIIDGREAVQFLARVKSLIEVPAALLLEV
- a CDS encoding 2-oxoglutarate dehydrogenase E1 component, which translates into the protein MDLLREFHGPNAGYVIALYEQYLEDPESVDAATRALFSRLAVDLDGDPAASPTRPAGDSAPGPSGTTGTVSSASADGNASPADIDQIVFIANLAQNVREYGHLGAHLDPLADPRYFPYSVFATEDDAALGDPLTELELQAQGVTEETMRSLPSSLIGGPVGQQCGNASEALKKLKRVYSATTGYDYMHIEVPGEREWLQEAAETGRFRPSEDDDSAMAILDRLTEVEVFEQFLHRTFPGKTRFSIEGLDTMILILDGVIGEAAENNTCNILIGMAHRGRLNVLAHILHKPYEHILAEFRDPVQRVNKTGNDTGWTGDVKYHSGAQRRYQDQQGKEVDLHIHLAPNPSHLEAVNPVLEGMARAAGTIVNLPGDVRPLPERNLPILIHGDAAFSGQGVVAETFTLYRIPGFRTGGTIHLITNNQLGYTTPSEQSRSTLYASDIARGFEIPIIHVNADDPVACLEAARIAYAYRVKFRKDFLIDLIGYRRHGHNEGDDPSLTHPSLYRRIDAHPTVRKLWADRLVAEGRIEAGKPEKWVAGHMETMQTMLDELKPEEVLEVPYYKPPRSGTAKRARSSVSMRRLKNLNKALWTFPDQFTLHPRLKRVIERRQRALDDVDARKIDWAHAETLAFASIVEDGVPVRLTGQDVERGTFSQRHNVLHDYETDRAWTPLRRLPQANASFETRNTPLTEYAALGFEYGYSIQAPERFVLWEAQYGDFVDGAQIIIDEFLVSGRAKWGQTSSLTILLPHGFEGQGPDHSSGLMERFLSFGADFNIRIANCTTAAQYFHLLRRQSRLLESDPLPLIIMTPKSLLRHPDVASSARELAEGKWMPIIEDERAEEHPDKIRRLVFCSGKVYVDLMNDELWESATHAAVVRIEQLYPVAEDQVAGIIGQFPGLEEVVWLQEEPENMGAWDYIRKVLETVLDGRCPVYRVSRPPSAVPSEGSTAIHNHNQRNLVKMAFAMGASGNIEMH